The following proteins are co-located in the Bradyrhizobium sp. AZCC 2176 genome:
- a CDS encoding response regulator transcription factor — translation MTAPQTPGISILLVDDHPVVRQGYRRVLEHQDDFQVVAEADNAADAYRAFKAHAPDVVVMDILMPGASGLEAVRNIRSRSSAARILVFSMHCEAAQVKAAFNAGANGYVTKGSAPSELIRAIRSLVRGEPAISDDIAHVLAMESLSPSGSVLDQLGEREIEILRQLAAGATTEQIASNLNLSIKTVQNYHYLIKTKTGMRTDAQLVRLAVECGLASL, via the coding sequence ATGACCGCGCCGCAGACCCCAGGCATCTCGATCCTGCTCGTTGACGACCATCCCGTTGTCCGGCAAGGCTACCGGCGCGTCCTCGAACATCAGGACGATTTCCAGGTGGTGGCCGAGGCCGACAATGCGGCCGACGCCTACCGCGCCTTCAAGGCGCACGCCCCCGACGTCGTGGTGATGGACATCCTGATGCCGGGCGCCAGCGGCCTCGAGGCTGTCAGGAACATCCGCTCGCGCAGTTCCGCTGCGCGCATTCTCGTCTTCAGCATGCACTGCGAGGCGGCGCAGGTGAAGGCTGCCTTCAATGCCGGGGCGAACGGCTATGTGACGAAGGGCTCCGCCCCTTCCGAACTGATCCGGGCGATCCGTTCGCTGGTCCGCGGCGAGCCGGCGATCAGCGATGACATCGCCCACGTTCTGGCGATGGAAAGCCTCTCCCCTTCGGGATCGGTGCTTGACCAGCTCGGCGAGCGGGAAATCGAGATCCTCAGGCAACTGGCAGCCGGCGCGACCACGGAGCAGATCGCCTCAAACCTCAATCTCAGCATCAAGACCGTGCAAAACTACCACTACCTGATCAAGACCAAGACCGGCATGCGGACGGACGCGCAGCTTGTCCGCCTGGCCGTGGAGTGTGGGCTGGCCAGCCTCTAA
- the murI gene encoding glutamate racemase, with protein sequence MSAPPTILVFDSGLGGLTVLREIVRARPDAHYVYVADDAFFPYGHHGEEEIIARVVPLIGELIARHAPALVVVACNTASTLVMSHLRGAYSVPFVGTVPAIKPACASSKTKRVSVLGTRGTVKREYTKRLIQDFAQGCEVTLVGSAELASLAESALSGNDVRDEDIAAELAPCFVANGENRTDTVVLACTHYPLLLDRLTRLAPWPVDWIDPAPAIARRVSDLLGSPDRESDQARAEIIFTSRRPHTLSRALMPFFGGRVPA encoded by the coding sequence GTGTCAGCCCCGCCCACCATCCTCGTCTTCGACTCCGGCCTTGGCGGCCTCACGGTCCTGCGCGAGATCGTCCGCGCGCGGCCCGACGCGCACTACGTCTATGTCGCCGACGACGCGTTCTTTCCCTATGGCCATCACGGCGAGGAAGAGATCATCGCCCGCGTGGTGCCGCTGATCGGCGAGTTGATCGCCCGCCACGCCCCCGCTTTGGTGGTTGTTGCCTGCAACACCGCGTCCACGCTCGTGATGTCGCATCTGCGCGGCGCCTATAGCGTGCCGTTCGTCGGCACCGTGCCTGCGATCAAACCGGCCTGCGCCAGCTCAAAGACCAAACGCGTGTCGGTGCTCGGCACCAGGGGCACCGTCAAGCGCGAATACACCAAGCGCCTGATCCAGGATTTCGCGCAAGGCTGCGAAGTCACGCTGGTGGGATCGGCGGAACTCGCCTCGCTCGCCGAATCCGCGCTCAGCGGCAACGACGTGCGCGACGAGGATATTGCAGCGGAGCTTGCCCCCTGCTTCGTCGCAAACGGCGAGAATCGCACCGACACCGTCGTGCTGGCCTGCACCCACTATCCGCTGCTGCTCGACCGCCTGACGAGGCTCGCGCCGTGGCCGGTCGACTGGATCGATCCAGCGCCCGCTATCGCCCGGCGCGTGTCCGACCTGCTCGGATCTCCGGACCGGGAAAGCGATCAGGCCAGGGCCGAGATCATCTTCACGTCGAGGCGGCCGCACACGCTGAGCCGAGCCCTGATGCCGTTTTTCGGCGGGCGCGTGCCGGCGTAA
- a CDS encoding acyltransferase family protein has product MRTFYGVQAMRGVAALAVVCGHAVIARSDSATQNAAEAAHTILASGVDIFFVISGFIIATTAASQTDALNFAFRRAIRIYPMYWLVLLGAFVSSYWIALSAGDRSALDLGHVFAWGFPNWYIPPAWSIAFEMHFYAVVAVILAIAPHRLFELLFAALGVAVVAIVFKLPLGLYSHPLILEFGAGVFIAYLVRMNGTLPVLPYSTAISAALFAAGWYWIFVHGSSNPQLARVPTYGLGAALLIYTVVSAEFHGASFSRILQWFGNISYSLYISHYLLIKWIANFPELWQISSAGVIIASILLSIGLAAGLHLLVEAPTLNWGRKLRLTRRGAEVPLTFAGVRDLQKP; this is encoded by the coding sequence ATGCGGACATTCTATGGTGTGCAAGCCATGCGCGGCGTCGCGGCGCTGGCTGTCGTCTGCGGGCACGCGGTAATCGCTCGCTCTGATTCGGCGACGCAAAATGCCGCCGAAGCGGCGCACACGATCCTGGCGAGCGGCGTCGACATCTTCTTTGTCATTTCCGGGTTCATCATTGCGACGACGGCCGCGTCGCAAACAGACGCGCTGAATTTCGCTTTCAGAAGGGCCATTCGAATCTATCCGATGTATTGGCTTGTATTGCTTGGGGCGTTTGTCAGTTCGTACTGGATCGCACTCTCGGCGGGAGATCGATCCGCACTGGACCTCGGCCACGTCTTCGCGTGGGGTTTTCCGAACTGGTATATCCCACCCGCCTGGTCGATCGCGTTTGAAATGCACTTCTACGCTGTTGTCGCGGTGATACTTGCCATTGCGCCGCACCGCCTTTTCGAGCTCTTGTTTGCGGCGCTCGGCGTTGCGGTAGTCGCGATCGTTTTTAAGCTGCCTCTCGGGCTCTATTCGCATCCCCTAATTCTGGAATTCGGCGCCGGCGTCTTTATCGCCTACCTTGTCCGGATGAATGGAACGCTGCCTGTTTTGCCATACAGCACGGCTATCTCCGCAGCCTTATTCGCCGCGGGCTGGTACTGGATTTTCGTCCACGGATCGAGCAATCCTCAACTCGCACGTGTGCCGACCTATGGTCTCGGTGCGGCACTCCTCATCTATACCGTCGTCTCGGCCGAATTCCACGGCGCTTCCTTTTCGCGCATCCTGCAATGGTTCGGCAACATCTCCTATTCGCTCTACATCTCACATTATTTGCTGATCAAATGGATCGCGAACTTCCCCGAGCTGTGGCAGATTTCTTCGGCCGGCGTCATCATCGCCAGCATTTTGCTTTCGATCGGCCTCGCGGCGGGCTTGCACCTGCTGGTCGAAGCGCCGACGCTCAATTGGGGTCGCAAGCTCCGCCTGACGCGCAGGGGCGCCGAAGTCCCGCTTACCTTCGCTGGCGTGCGCGATCTTCAGAAGCCCTGA
- a CDS encoding MotA/TolQ/ExbB proton channel family protein has translation MSATASAETAPSATDTDTSERSVLLLWMIFTGLSIFAVVLLWRYGLLHLMVSSDRTYISSVIAVLYFVTCFHCFWRTRAIAREGEITRRCRAILSAPGGARGLDDARALPGGLVPDHIRNLVKKAKAQAAGRIDQTLLLRSLADRLRGSNGFGAFVSDTLMKLGLLGTIIGFIIMLAPIATLDAADKAAMKSSMGLMSDGMAVAMYTTLAGLVGSILVRIQYYMLDAATQRVFSDAVMLTETHVTPVLERHHDG, from the coding sequence ATGAGTGCCACGGCCAGCGCCGAGACCGCGCCCTCCGCCACTGACACGGACACGTCCGAGCGCAGCGTCCTCCTGTTGTGGATGATCTTCACCGGGCTGTCGATCTTCGCCGTCGTGCTGTTGTGGCGATACGGACTGCTCCATCTGATGGTCAGTTCCGACCGCACCTACATTTCGAGCGTCATTGCCGTGCTTTATTTCGTCACCTGCTTCCATTGCTTCTGGCGGACGCGCGCGATCGCGCGCGAGGGCGAGATTACGCGCCGCTGCCGCGCCATCCTGTCGGCGCCCGGCGGGGCGAGGGGACTTGATGACGCGCGCGCCCTGCCGGGCGGCCTGGTGCCGGATCACATCCGCAACCTGGTGAAGAAGGCCAAGGCGCAAGCCGCGGGGCGTATCGACCAGACGCTGCTGCTGCGGTCGCTTGCCGACCGTTTGCGCGGCTCCAACGGGTTCGGCGCATTCGTGTCCGACACGCTGATGAAGCTCGGGCTGCTCGGCACCATCATCGGCTTCATCATCATGCTGGCGCCGATCGCCACCCTCGATGCGGCCGACAAGGCCGCGATGAAATCCTCGATGGGCCTGATGAGCGATGGCATGGCGGTGGCCATGTACACGACGCTGGCCGGCCTGGTCGGCTCCATCCTCGTCCGCATTCAATATTACATGCTCGATGCCGCGACCCAGCGGGTGTTTTCCGACGCCGTCATGCTGACCGAGACGCACGTCACGCCGGTTCTGGAACGCCACCATGATGGATGA
- a CDS encoding sensor histidine kinase: protein MRLVLQLVGRLFVIVILCLGAATVWATIDAHRSVDRATAASAERVSVALEALYWRELLLRSNRMREQLLPAPQWRTIETMGLISPGICVQIVPAGAFENPLCGQSKGIGQVPPRWFAAAAQTLLGDHAAVVRPISARAASAGSVSATPDPNAAIALAWQHILDNIHLALLMAVAIAMLASLAIAHTLAPAQQIVAALQRMARGQYRTSLPRFRSMDLAMIGQAVGELGDRLSQAMEERAALTRRLLEIRSDERRALARELHDEFGQNLAAILAFANTIEAASAREQDQSRCEVAQDARMISQATHRIMACLRDTLKRLRHPPAEELGLEACLVDLVDNWRSANATQPMIQLDLKGDLADVRGAVAATAYRMVQECLTNSLRHSSARGIVLRIERRTGAENALLVHVEDDGGGDAAKVAASTGFGLTGIRERVAALGGSLSIADANRGVSVAATIPLAA, encoded by the coding sequence ATGCGCCTCGTCCTTCAGCTTGTCGGCCGCCTGTTTGTCATCGTCATCCTGTGCCTGGGAGCGGCCACCGTCTGGGCGACGATCGATGCCCATCGCAGCGTCGATCGCGCCACGGCCGCTTCCGCCGAGCGGGTCTCGGTCGCGCTGGAAGCGCTCTACTGGCGCGAATTGCTGTTGCGCAGCAACAGAATGCGCGAGCAACTGCTGCCGGCGCCGCAATGGCGCACCATCGAAACGATGGGGCTGATCTCGCCGGGCATCTGCGTCCAGATCGTGCCCGCCGGCGCGTTCGAAAACCCGCTCTGCGGCCAAAGCAAGGGAATCGGCCAAGTTCCGCCGCGCTGGTTTGCGGCCGCTGCGCAGACCCTGCTTGGAGACCACGCCGCGGTCGTGCGACCGATCAGCGCGCGCGCCGCGAGCGCGGGCAGTGTCTCGGCCACCCCCGATCCGAATGCCGCCATCGCGCTGGCCTGGCAGCACATCCTCGACAACATCCACCTCGCTCTGCTGATGGCGGTGGCGATCGCGATGCTCGCATCGCTGGCGATTGCGCATACGCTTGCACCCGCACAGCAGATCGTTGCCGCCCTGCAGCGCATGGCACGCGGCCAATACCGAACCTCGCTGCCGCGCTTCCGGTCAATGGACCTTGCCATGATCGGACAGGCAGTCGGCGAGCTCGGCGACCGTCTGTCGCAAGCCATGGAAGAACGTGCCGCGCTGACCCGGCGCCTATTGGAAATCCGCAGCGACGAGCGGCGCGCGCTTGCCCGCGAATTGCACGACGAGTTCGGACAGAACCTGGCCGCGATCCTTGCCTTTGCCAACACCATCGAAGCCGCCAGCGCGCGAGAGCAGGACCAGAGCAGATGCGAGGTCGCCCAGGACGCGCGGATGATCTCGCAAGCCACCCATCGCATCATGGCCTGCCTTCGGGATACCCTGAAGCGATTGCGCCATCCGCCCGCCGAAGAGCTCGGACTGGAGGCCTGCCTTGTCGATCTCGTCGACAATTGGCGGTCAGCGAATGCAACGCAGCCGATGATCCAGCTCGATCTCAAGGGCGATCTCGCCGACGTCCGCGGTGCCGTCGCCGCGACCGCCTACCGGATGGTCCAGGAATGCCTGACCAACTCGCTGCGGCACAGTTCGGCGCGCGGGATCGTACTGCGGATCGAGCGGCGCACGGGGGCCGAAAACGCCCTGCTGGTCCATGTCGAGGACGATGGCGGCGGCGATGCGGCCAAGGTGGCCGCGTCCACCGGCTTCGGGCTGACAGGCATTCGCGAGAGGGTCGCCGCCCTTGGCGGCTCGCTGTCGATCGCGGATGCCAATCGCGGGGTGAGCGTCGCCGCCACGATCCCGCTTGCGGCGTGA
- a CDS encoding acyltransferase, giving the protein MRGTVRKITLPRRLVADLMHASVRVPFVSLTRPLHIRTLQEARGQAVQRPGWAAIFVKAFALVAKEQPVLRTLYVKWPMPAFYELPRSVAMVAIARLEDGQDCVLPQKVAAPDEMSLAEVDALIRHAKQAPINEVPAFRKILRTTRLPLPLRRLFWAVGLNFGRQRANYFGSFGVTSVAAYGAGQLHAISPGPFVLSYGVEKPDQTIDVVLRWDHRITDAAPMAKALNRLEQVLNGEIAAELRSNRQQSEPKPVRAVAT; this is encoded by the coding sequence ATGCGCGGAACGGTTCGAAAAATCACACTGCCGCGCCGCCTGGTCGCCGACCTCATGCACGCGTCGGTCCGCGTGCCCTTTGTTTCGCTCACACGTCCGCTGCATATCCGCACCCTGCAGGAGGCCCGTGGGCAGGCCGTCCAGCGGCCCGGCTGGGCTGCGATCTTCGTCAAGGCGTTCGCGCTGGTGGCGAAGGAGCAGCCGGTGCTGCGCACCCTCTACGTCAAATGGCCGATGCCTGCGTTTTACGAACTGCCCCGCAGCGTCGCGATGGTGGCGATCGCCCGGCTCGAGGACGGCCAGGATTGCGTGCTGCCGCAAAAGGTCGCCGCGCCGGATGAAATGTCGCTCGCCGAGGTCGATGCGCTGATCCGGCACGCCAAGCAGGCTCCGATCAACGAGGTGCCGGCGTTCCGCAAGATCCTGCGCACTACCCGGCTGCCGCTGCCGCTGCGCCGCCTGTTCTGGGCGGTCGGGCTCAATTTCGGCCGCCAGCGGGCCAATTATTTCGGCAGTTTTGGCGTAACCTCGGTGGCCGCCTACGGCGCCGGCCAGCTCCATGCCATCAGCCCCGGGCCGTTTGTCCTGAGCTATGGGGTGGAGAAGCCCGACCAGACCATCGATGTGGTGCTGCGCTGGGATCACCGGATTACCGACGCCGCTCCGATGGCCAAGGCGCTGAATCGGCTGGAACAGGTGCTGAACGGTGAAATTGCCGCCGAATTGCGCTCAAATCGACAGCAAAGCGAGCCCAAACCGGTCCGGGCGGTCGCGACCTGA
- the purB gene encoding adenylosuccinate lyase: MIPRYTRPEMASIWEPQTRFKIWFEIEAHAADALAEIGTIPKEAAKTIWAKARDASFDVARIDEIERETKHDVIAFLTHLAEIVGPEARFVHQGMTSSDVLDTCLNVQLTRAADLLIADIDKVLAALKKRAFEHKLTPTIGRSHGIHAEPVTFGLKLAYAYAEFSRARERLVAARKEVATCAISGAVGTFAQIDPRVEEHVAKAMGLVPEPISTQVIPRDRHAMYFATLGVIASSVERLSIEIRHLQRTEVLEAEEFFSEGQKGSSAMPHKRNPVLSENLTGLSRMVRAYAMPAMENVALWHERDISHSSAERMIGPDATVTLDFALMRLAGLIEKLLIYPANMQKNLDRLGGLVHSQRLLIALTQKGASREDAYKYVQRNAMPVWRGEGDFQTLLKKDADVKKHLSDADIEEQFDLGYHFKHVDTIFKRVFGES, from the coding sequence ATGATCCCCCGCTATACCCGCCCGGAAATGGCCTCCATCTGGGAGCCGCAGACCCGCTTCAAGATCTGGTTCGAGATCGAGGCGCATGCGGCTGATGCGCTGGCGGAAATCGGCACAATCCCCAAGGAAGCCGCGAAGACGATCTGGGCCAAGGCCAGGGATGCCAGTTTCGACGTCGCCCGGATCGACGAGATCGAGCGCGAGACCAAGCACGACGTCATCGCCTTCCTGACCCATCTGGCCGAAATCGTCGGCCCCGAGGCGCGCTTCGTCCACCAGGGCATGACCTCCTCCGACGTGCTCGACACCTGCCTCAACGTGCAGCTCACCCGTGCCGCCGACCTGCTGATTGCCGATATCGACAAGGTTCTGGCCGCGCTGAAAAAGCGCGCCTTCGAGCACAAGCTGACGCCGACCATCGGCCGCTCCCACGGCATCCACGCCGAGCCGGTGACGTTCGGGCTCAAGCTCGCCTACGCCTATGCGGAATTTTCCCGCGCCCGCGAGCGGCTGGTCGCCGCCCGCAAGGAAGTCGCGACCTGCGCGATCTCAGGCGCCGTCGGCACCTTTGCCCAGATCGATCCGCGCGTCGAAGAACATGTCGCCAAGGCGATGGGGTTGGTCCCGGAGCCGATCTCCACGCAAGTGATCCCCCGCGACCGCCACGCGATGTATTTTGCAACGCTCGGCGTGATCGCCTCCTCCGTCGAGCGGCTGTCGATCGAAATCCGCCATCTGCAGCGCACCGAAGTGCTGGAAGCGGAAGAATTCTTCTCCGAGGGCCAGAAGGGCTCGTCGGCGATGCCGCACAAGCGCAACCCGGTGCTGTCGGAAAATCTCACCGGCCTGTCGCGCATGGTGCGCGCCTATGCGATGCCGGCGATGGAAAACGTGGCGCTCTGGCACGAGCGCGACATCTCGCATTCCTCGGCTGAACGCATGATCGGGCCCGACGCCACCGTGACGCTCGATTTTGCGCTGATGCGCCTCGCCGGACTGATCGAGAAGCTTTTGATCTATCCCGCCAACATGCAGAAGAACCTCGACCGTCTCGGCGGCCTCGTGCATTCGCAGCGGCTTCTGATCGCGCTGACGCAAAAGGGCGCCAGCCGCGAGGACGCCTACAAATACGTCCAGCGCAACGCCATGCCGGTCTGGCGCGGCGAAGGCGACTTCCAGACGCTGCTCAAGAAAGATGCTGACGTGAAGAAGCATCTGAGCGATGCCGACATCGAGGAGCAGTTCGACCTCGGCTATCACTTCAAGCACGTCGACACGATCTTCAAGCGGGTGTTCGGCGAGAGCTGA
- a CDS encoding HpcH/HpaI aldolase family protein — protein sequence MTSAKHAPLNRLRQLWQEGRPTFGAIATIPSIQTVQIMARSGIDWIIVDLEHGPIDLGSAHAMITATSGTPCVPMVRIAANEPWLAKAPMDLGALGINFPMICSREDAEKAVRSVRYPPKGDRLWGPFHAPFRWGVSMTDYMATADDDMICMITIEHVEAVERIDEIMATPGIDLAVIGPGDLATSINKRGLPDDPQVLELMARAEAGILKSGVPIGGVARTAEQANKMIDRGYVALALGFDWSLFQRGIAASFDGIKR from the coding sequence TTGACCTCCGCGAAGCATGCGCCGCTCAATCGCCTGCGCCAGCTCTGGCAAGAAGGACGCCCGACCTTCGGCGCGATCGCGACCATCCCCTCTATCCAGACCGTGCAGATCATGGCCCGTTCCGGGATCGACTGGATCATCGTTGATCTCGAACACGGCCCGATCGATCTCGGCTCGGCGCATGCGATGATCACGGCCACCTCAGGCACGCCGTGCGTACCGATGGTGCGGATTGCCGCCAACGAGCCGTGGCTTGCCAAGGCACCGATGGACCTCGGCGCGCTCGGCATCAACTTTCCGATGATCTGCAGCCGCGAAGACGCCGAGAAAGCCGTGCGCAGCGTGCGCTATCCGCCGAAAGGCGACCGGCTGTGGGGCCCGTTCCACGCGCCATTCCGCTGGGGCGTGTCGATGACGGATTACATGGCGACCGCGGATGACGACATGATCTGCATGATCACCATCGAGCATGTCGAGGCGGTCGAGCGCATCGACGAGATCATGGCAACACCAGGCATCGACCTCGCGGTGATCGGCCCCGGCGACCTCGCCACATCCATCAACAAGCGCGGCCTGCCCGACGATCCCCAGGTGCTGGAACTGATGGCGCGCGCCGAGGCCGGCATCCTCAAGAGCGGTGTGCCGATCGGCGGTGTCGCGCGCACGGCCGAACAGGCCAACAAGATGATCGACCGCGGCTATGTCGCGCTGGCGCTCGGCTTCGACTGGTCGCTGTTCCAGCGCGGCATCGCGGCGAGTTTTGACGGGATCAAGCGATAG
- a CDS encoding alpha-hydroxy acid oxidase — protein MRLSDCYNFHDFRKLAQRRLPGPIFNYIDGAADDEATLRQNTASFERCDLVPNVLRGVETIDMSVTVMGQKLAMPLYCSPTALQRLFHHTGERAVAAAAAKYGTMFGVSSLGTVSLEELRKAYDTPQVYQFYFHRDRGLNRAMMQRAKEAGVNVMMLTVDSITGGNRERDLRTGFSIPFRLTLAGMAQFAVKPMWGINYLAHEGFKLPQLDEHVDMSGGTMSIGRYFTEMLDPAMTWDDVAEMVKLWNGQFCLKGVMSVADAKRAVEIGCTGIVLSNHGGRQLDGSRAAFDQLAEIVDAVGDQIDVIMDGGVQRGTHVLKALSLGAKAVGVGRFYLYPLAAAGQAGVERALGLMRAEIERGMKLMGCRSIDQLSRENLRFR, from the coding sequence ATGCGTTTGAGCGACTGCTACAACTTCCATGATTTCCGCAAGCTGGCGCAACGACGGTTGCCCGGCCCGATCTTCAACTACATCGACGGCGCCGCCGACGACGAGGCAACGCTTCGCCAGAATACCGCAAGCTTCGAGCGCTGCGATCTGGTGCCCAACGTCCTGCGCGGCGTCGAAACCATCGACATGTCGGTGACCGTCATGGGCCAGAAACTGGCGATGCCGCTTTATTGTTCGCCGACCGCGCTGCAGCGCCTGTTCCACCATACCGGCGAACGCGCGGTGGCCGCCGCGGCCGCGAAATACGGCACTATGTTCGGCGTATCCTCGCTCGGCACCGTGAGCCTCGAGGAACTGCGCAAGGCATACGATACGCCGCAAGTCTATCAGTTCTATTTTCACCGGGATCGCGGGCTAAACCGCGCCATGATGCAGCGGGCGAAGGAAGCCGGCGTCAACGTCATGATGCTGACCGTGGACAGCATCACCGGCGGCAACCGCGAACGCGACCTGCGTACCGGCTTCTCAATTCCCTTCAGGCTGACGCTTGCCGGCATGGCGCAGTTTGCGGTCAAACCGATGTGGGGCATCAACTACCTCGCCCATGAGGGTTTCAAACTGCCTCAACTCGACGAGCACGTCGATATGAGCGGCGGCACGATGTCGATCGGTCGCTACTTCACCGAAATGCTCGACCCGGCCATGACCTGGGACGACGTCGCGGAAATGGTGAAGCTATGGAACGGGCAATTCTGCCTGAAGGGCGTCATGTCGGTGGCCGACGCCAAACGTGCCGTTGAAATCGGCTGCACCGGCATCGTGCTTTCCAACCATGGCGGCCGGCAACTCGACGGCTCGCGGGCGGCATTCGATCAATTGGCTGAAATCGTGGATGCCGTGGGCGACCAGATCGACGTGATCATGGATGGCGGAGTCCAGCGCGGAACCCACGTCCTGAAAGCGCTGTCGCTGGGAGCCAAGGCTGTTGGCGTTGGACGCTTCTATCTTTATCCTCTCGCCGCGGCCGGTCAGGCCGGCGTTGAACGCGCCCTCGGCCTGATGCGGGCCGAGATCGAGCGAGGAATGAAGCTGATGGGATGCAGATCGATCGACCAGCTCTCACGCGAAAATCTGCGCTTCAGATAA